In one Thermococcus sp. 2319x1 genomic region, the following are encoded:
- a CDS encoding damage-control phosphatase, with amino-acid sequence MKIHYECFTCIANQCQRIIEMSTEDLAKRKKAAVFCAKLMGKLEEESIPAIVASKIFFDLYEFLGVRDPFKAYKESSNRLAERVLNEIEAIMEVDLKTALKLAIVGNVIDFAVGYSPEKIEEDIMRLIKEDLYIDRSEELFKKLENARVLLYLTDNCGEIYFDKLFLKKIQENFPHLDIYIAGKEAPIINDATVEDLKAAKFDEVGTIISTGSGIVGIPFGEVSEEFMEIFRRADVIIAKGQGNFETLSEIGDRRVFYLLKAKCRPVARELGVPRGSMLCI; translated from the coding sequence ATGAAGATCCACTATGAGTGTTTCACGTGCATCGCGAATCAGTGCCAGAGGATAATTGAAATGAGCACAGAAGACTTAGCAAAAAGAAAGAAAGCGGCTGTTTTCTGTGCAAAGCTCATGGGAAAGCTTGAAGAAGAGTCTATACCTGCGATAGTAGCTAGCAAGATATTTTTTGATCTCTACGAATTCCTTGGAGTTCGTGATCCGTTTAAAGCCTACAAAGAATCTTCCAATAGGCTGGCGGAGAGAGTCTTGAATGAGATTGAAGCCATTATGGAAGTTGACCTTAAAACGGCGTTAAAGCTTGCAATAGTGGGTAACGTGATTGATTTTGCCGTTGGATACTCCCCGGAAAAGATTGAAGAAGACATAATGAGGCTCATTAAAGAAGACCTTTACATAGACCGCTCTGAAGAGCTCTTCAAAAAGCTTGAAAATGCCAGAGTCTTGTTGTACCTCACAGATAACTGCGGTGAGATATACTTTGATAAGCTCTTCTTGAAAAAGATTCAAGAGAATTTTCCTCACTTGGATATCTACATTGCTGGAAAAGAAGCCCCGATAATAAACGATGCCACCGTGGAGGATTTAAAAGCGGCTAAATTTGATGAGGTTGGGACAATAATTTCAACGGGTTCTGGAATTGTGGGCATCCCCTTTGGAGAAGTTTCGGAGGAATTCATGGAGATTTTTAGAAGAGCGGATGTCATCATAGCAAAAGGCCAGGGGAACTTTGAAACTCTCAGCGAGATTGGGGATAGGCGTGTTTTCTATCTTCTAAAGGCTAAATGCCGCCCGGTAGCGAGGGAGTTAGGGGTGCCCCGGGGAAGCATGCTGTGTATATAG
- a CDS encoding MoaD/ThiS family protein — MIKVRVIGRKIERELEYQKGMKVKDILRAVGFNTESAIAKVNGKVALEDDPVKDNDYVEVIPVVSGG, encoded by the coding sequence ATGATAAAAGTGAGGGTAATCGGAAGAAAAATCGAGAGAGAGCTGGAGTATCAGAAGGGAATGAAAGTCAAAGACATCCTTAGGGCTGTTGGATTCAACACGGAAAGTGCAATAGCGAAGGTGAACGGAAAAGTTGCTTTAGAAGATGATCCCGTTAAAGACAACGACTACGTCGAAGTAATTCCAGTAGTATCTGGAGGATAA
- the mtnP gene encoding S-methyl-5'-thioadenosine phosphorylase, translating to MVRIAIVGGSGVYDPKLLENVREERVETPYGGIRVKIGTYKGEEIAFLARHGEKHSVPPHKINYRANIWGLYKLGVERILATSAVGSLNETMKPGDFVILDQLIDFTKNRTYTFYDGEDSPHERKFVAHIDFTDPYCPELREALIRAARELGFSYHPRGTYAAMEGPRFETRAEIRALKILGADVVGMTQSPEAILARELEMCYASVAIVTNYAAGISKTKLTHSEVVELMEKKSEEIKLLLMKAVEYIPKVRRCACKDALKGATG from the coding sequence GTGGTGAGGATAGCGATAGTAGGTGGATCCGGAGTTTACGATCCAAAGCTTCTGGAAAACGTCAGGGAGGAGAGGGTTGAGACTCCTTATGGGGGCATTAGGGTAAAAATTGGGACGTACAAGGGCGAAGAGATTGCGTTTTTAGCAAGGCATGGAGAGAAGCACAGCGTTCCGCCACATAAGATAAACTACCGTGCCAACATATGGGGTTTGTATAAGTTGGGTGTTGAGAGAATACTCGCAACCTCGGCGGTAGGCTCTCTAAACGAGACTATGAAGCCGGGAGATTTTGTTATACTTGATCAGCTAATTGATTTTACAAAAAACAGAACTTATACCTTCTACGATGGAGAGGATTCGCCCCATGAAAGGAAGTTCGTTGCCCATATTGATTTTACTGACCCTTACTGCCCAGAGCTTAGAGAGGCTTTAATAAGGGCTGCTAGGGAGCTAGGTTTTAGCTATCACCCAAGGGGAACTTATGCTGCCATGGAGGGGCCAAGATTTGAAACAAGAGCGGAGATTAGAGCGTTGAAAATCCTTGGTGCTGATGTTGTTGGGATGACCCAATCTCCTGAGGCGATTTTGGCTAGAGAACTTGAGATGTGCTATGCGAGTGTTGCCATTGTTACCAACTATGCCGCTGGCATAAGTAAGACCAAGCTCACCCATTCGGAGGTTGTGGAGCTTATGGAGAAGAAGAGTGAGGAGATCAAGCTCCTTTTGATGAAAGCTGTAGAGTACATTCCAAAGGTCAGGAGGTGTGCATGTAAGGATGCTTTGAAAGGTGCTACCGGTTAA
- a CDS encoding signal recognition particle protein Srp54 produces the protein MVLDKLGQSLNNALRKLARASTVDEALVREVVRDIQRALLTSDVNVRLVLDLTKKIEKRALEEKPPAGVSKKEHVIKIVYEELTNFLGKEAKPIEIREKPTILLTVGIQGSGKTTSVAKLARYFQKHGYKVGLVCADTWRPGAYFQLKQLVEPYGIEVFGDPEEKDAVKLAKEGVEYFKKKSVDVIIVDSAGRHKEEKGLIEEMKQISNAISPHEVILVIDGTIGQQAYNQALAFKEATPIGSIIVTKLDGSAKGGGALSAVVATGAPIKFIGVGEKIDDLEPFDPKRFVSRLLGLGDIQGLLEKFEELSKETEFREEDIEKFLRGKFNLKDMYAQLEAMRKMGPLQQILKMIPGMGYSIPDEVIKVSEERLKKFKVIMDSMTEEELENPEIINYSRIKRIARGSGTSTKDVKELLNQYKQMKKFFKGMDKRKLAKMAKRFNFGGLGI, from the coding sequence ATGGTATTAGACAAGCTCGGCCAGTCACTCAACAACGCCCTAAGAAAACTTGCGCGTGCAAGTACCGTTGATGAAGCTCTTGTGAGAGAGGTGGTTAGGGACATTCAGAGGGCTCTGCTTACAAGTGATGTTAACGTTCGTCTCGTCCTTGATCTCACCAAGAAAATTGAGAAAAGAGCTTTAGAAGAAAAGCCACCTGCCGGAGTTTCCAAAAAGGAACACGTAATCAAGATAGTCTACGAAGAGCTGACAAATTTTTTGGGAAAGGAGGCAAAGCCCATAGAGATAAGGGAAAAGCCAACTATTCTCTTAACGGTTGGCATCCAAGGATCGGGAAAAACCACAAGCGTGGCAAAGCTTGCGAGATACTTCCAGAAACATGGATATAAAGTAGGCTTGGTTTGTGCCGACACCTGGCGTCCGGGTGCTTATTTCCAGCTAAAACAGCTCGTAGAGCCGTATGGAATTGAGGTTTTTGGAGACCCCGAAGAAAAAGACGCAGTAAAGCTTGCTAAAGAGGGAGTGGAGTACTTCAAAAAGAAGAGTGTAGATGTGATAATAGTGGACTCGGCAGGAAGGCACAAGGAAGAGAAAGGACTCATAGAAGAGATGAAGCAAATAAGCAATGCTATAAGCCCCCATGAGGTCATCCTCGTAATCGACGGAACAATTGGACAGCAAGCGTACAACCAGGCACTGGCTTTTAAGGAGGCAACTCCCATAGGGTCGATAATTGTAACCAAGCTGGACGGCTCGGCAAAAGGTGGAGGGGCTCTTTCCGCTGTTGTAGCAACGGGAGCCCCAATAAAGTTCATCGGTGTTGGAGAGAAGATAGATGACTTAGAACCTTTTGATCCGAAGCGCTTTGTTTCAAGGCTCTTAGGATTGGGGGACATTCAAGGGTTGCTGGAGAAGTTCGAGGAACTTAGCAAGGAGACTGAATTCAGAGAAGAAGACATTGAAAAGTTCTTGAGGGGGAAGTTTAACCTCAAAGACATGTACGCCCAGTTAGAGGCTATGAGGAAGATGGGGCCACTCCAGCAGATACTGAAAATGATCCCGGGAATGGGTTATTCTATCCCGGATGAAGTAATTAAGGTGAGTGAAGAGAGACTGAAAAAATTCAAGGTAATCATGGATTCCATGACTGAAGAAGAGCTCGAAAACCCCGAGATAATAAACTACTCAAGGATCAAGAGAATAGCAAGGGGCTCTGGCACTAGCACAAAAGATGTAAAGGAACTGCTCAACCAATACAAGCAGATGAAAAAATTCTTTAAGGGTATGGATAAAAGGAAATTGGCCAAGATGGCCAAGAGGTTTAACTTTGGGGGGTTGGGCATATGA
- a CDS encoding Lrp/AsnC family transcriptional regulator yields the protein MMEAFVLIIVKPGNEDLVYEKLKDIPQVKEIYKVYGEYDIIIRVEIENIKELDSFHDEILRKIREIEMTETLIASSYGS from the coding sequence ATGATGGAGGCATTTGTTTTAATTATTGTAAAGCCCGGAAATGAAGACCTGGTATATGAAAAGCTGAAGGACATCCCCCAAGTGAAGGAGATATACAAAGTCTATGGAGAATACGACATAATTATACGGGTTGAAATTGAGAACATTAAAGAATTAGACAGCTTCCATGACGAGATTTTAAGGAAAATAAGAGAAATAGAGATGACCGAAACACTAATAGCAAGCTCTTACGGGAGCTGA
- a CDS encoding winged helix-turn-helix domain-containing protein → MPKSALQVFNALEDKPISSKELARKTNLSERTVRYALKILKEKELVEEIFFLRDARRRGYRRKAILG, encoded by the coding sequence TTGCCAAAATCAGCGCTTCAGGTATTTAACGCTTTAGAGGACAAACCAATATCCTCTAAGGAGCTTGCAAGAAAAACAAACCTCTCTGAAAGGACTGTTCGCTATGCCCTGAAGATTCTTAAGGAGAAAGAGCTTGTTGAAGAGATATTTTTCTTAAGGGACGCAAGGAGGAGGGGCTATAGAAGAAAAGCTATTCTGGGCTGA
- a CDS encoding Lrp/AsnC family transcriptional regulator, with translation MMVDELDRKIISILQEDARLSYREIAKKVGVAVGTVYNRIKRLEEEGIIRGFAPKLDYAKLGYDLTTIIGVKAQGKRIIEIEREIAKDPHVACVYDVTGEYDIIVIAKFRGREDMNRFVKKLLRIEGVEKTYTHVAMDIVKEDLTLEV, from the coding sequence CTGATGGTGGATGAGCTGGACAGAAAAATAATCTCTATTCTTCAGGAGGATGCTCGGCTCTCTTATAGGGAGATAGCAAAAAAAGTGGGAGTTGCCGTGGGGACGGTGTACAACAGAATAAAAAGACTTGAAGAAGAAGGTATCATTAGGGGATTCGCTCCAAAGCTGGATTACGCCAAACTTGGCTATGACCTTACGACGATAATCGGGGTCAAGGCTCAGGGGAAGAGGATAATTGAGATCGAGAGGGAGATAGCAAAAGACCCCCATGTTGCCTGTGTCTACGATGTCACTGGAGAATACGACATAATAGTAATCGCAAAGTTCAGGGGAAGGGAAGACATGAACAGGTTTGTCAAGAAGCTTTTGAGGATAGAGGGTGTGGAAAAGACTTACACCCATGTTGCAATGGACATAGTGAAGGAGGATTTAACGCTAGAGGTTTAG
- a CDS encoding nucleotidyltransferase domain-containing protein yields MPREKVVRVWDEREVVYSPKRWRILKEKREKALKIMERLAQFEPHVYGSVARGDVRKDSDIDIVIPYKVPSFLIELSLEGIPFEKRRIVMATPWHLIKGHIEIDEETTITFPLIEPKDREIEFYKWGGMVDLWGLKTNLRVPGVNKKLILIVPTEKGHIEREVIGRESEVAKILGVGMEIVWERVKVLTRRDSIGRTGIYLNEEVPEWMSFEEALKRIADRDPNVRKRVRESGGI; encoded by the coding sequence ATGCCAAGAGAAAAGGTCGTCAGAGTGTGGGACGAGAGGGAAGTTGTGTACTCACCCAAGCGATGGAGAATCTTAAAAGAAAAACGTGAAAAAGCCCTAAAGATAATGGAGAGACTGGCTCAGTTTGAGCCCCATGTTTACGGAAGCGTGGCAAGGGGAGACGTCAGGAAAGATAGCGACATTGACATCGTTATTCCATATAAAGTTCCCAGCTTTTTAATCGAGCTGAGCTTGGAGGGGATTCCATTTGAAAAGCGGAGAATAGTTATGGCCACTCCCTGGCACCTAATAAAAGGCCATATTGAAATCGACGAAGAAACTACGATAACGTTTCCCCTTATTGAGCCCAAGGATAGAGAGATCGAATTTTATAAATGGGGAGGCATGGTTGATCTCTGGGGGCTCAAAACAAACCTCCGGGTGCCGGGAGTTAACAAAAAGCTAATACTAATAGTTCCAACAGAAAAAGGACACATAGAGAGGGAAGTCATTGGGAGAGAGAGCGAGGTTGCAAAAATTCTTGGAGTGGGCATGGAAATAGTGTGGGAGAGGGTGAAGGTTCTAACCAGAAGGGATTCAATTGGGAGAACCGGAATCTATCTCAATGAAGAGGTTCCCGAGTGGATGAGCTTTGAGGAAGCATTGAAAAGGATAGCGGATAGAGATCCGAACGTTAGGAAAAGGGTCAGAGAAAGCGGTGGAATTTAA
- a CDS encoding MFS transporter, with amino-acid sequence MEVIDKAKFGRFHYTLLAILGTVWAFIAINTLSVSFVIPLLSKEPAFQGSLSKLGAMGSAALWGMLFGAWFFGAVADYIGRKNALTLTVSLFGLGSIASSFANSLNQLIALRFIVGLGLGGSLPVASSYFAEFMPAKIRGAMISILESFWAIGTIIIGIVALLLKASWRSILLFGGSVLLLLPIILWLPESPRFLALKGKTKEAERVIERILGKKAEIKVQEGKQAKITIVELWKKYGRITLMLSIAWFSIAFAYYGFFIWLPRFLAATLKITVFKSFQYFIITAVAQLPGYWSAAYLLERVGRKKTLSTYLLLSGLAGVMFYHYASSGDVYMILTSAILFSFFNLGAWGAIYAYTPELYPTEVRGTGTGWAGAMARIGGGLAPILAGRIMETSTVGVAVLVIAVISIIGALDILVLGKETKGRELV; translated from the coding sequence ATGGAGGTAATAGATAAGGCAAAATTCGGAAGGTTTCATTACACCCTTCTGGCAATCCTCGGAACGGTATGGGCATTCATAGCAATAAACACCCTCTCTGTGAGCTTTGTGATTCCTTTACTAAGCAAAGAACCGGCGTTTCAGGGAAGTTTGAGCAAACTTGGGGCAATGGGCTCTGCAGCACTGTGGGGGATGCTCTTCGGTGCGTGGTTTTTCGGAGCGGTTGCCGACTACATAGGGCGGAAAAATGCCTTAACCTTGACAGTTTCGCTTTTTGGATTGGGAAGCATTGCGAGTAGCTTTGCCAACAGTTTGAATCAGCTTATAGCACTTAGGTTTATAGTTGGGCTTGGTTTAGGAGGATCTCTGCCGGTTGCAAGCTCTTATTTTGCCGAGTTCATGCCCGCAAAAATTAGGGGGGCTATGATATCTATCTTAGAAAGCTTCTGGGCCATTGGTACTATAATAATTGGAATAGTTGCACTCCTACTAAAAGCCAGCTGGAGAAGCATTCTCCTGTTTGGAGGAAGCGTATTGCTGTTGCTCCCAATAATACTCTGGCTTCCAGAGTCTCCAAGGTTTTTAGCCCTTAAAGGAAAAACAAAAGAGGCTGAAAGGGTTATAGAAAGAATACTTGGGAAAAAAGCAGAGATCAAGGTGCAAGAGGGCAAACAAGCAAAGATAACGATAGTGGAGCTCTGGAAAAAGTACGGCAGAATAACGCTAATGCTTTCAATTGCATGGTTCAGCATAGCCTTTGCTTATTATGGATTCTTCATATGGCTTCCAAGGTTTTTAGCGGCAACCCTGAAGATAACAGTCTTCAAGAGCTTTCAATACTTTATAATAACTGCCGTAGCCCAGCTTCCGGGCTACTGGAGCGCCGCTTATCTTCTCGAGAGGGTAGGAAGGAAGAAAACCCTCTCCACCTATCTGCTGCTCTCCGGCCTGGCTGGGGTCATGTTTTACCACTATGCAAGTTCAGGAGACGTTTACATGATACTCACAAGCGCGATCCTCTTCAGCTTTTTCAATCTCGGAGCATGGGGAGCTATATATGCCTACACCCCAGAGCTTTATCCAACGGAAGTTAGGGGAACCGGGACAGGATGGGCCGGGGCAATGGCAAGAATTGGAGGAGGATTGGCGCCAATACTGGCGGGAAGAATTATGGAAACTTCAACAGTTGGGGTGGCTGTGCTTGTAATTGCTGTGATCTCAATTATAGGAGCCTTAGACATTCTTGTTCTCGGAAAAGAAACTAAAGGAAGGGAATTAGTATAG
- a CDS encoding DUF835 domain-containing protein — MILPLEVNTIGMLTPRVGAVLLFLYAYSKSKRKSALFFALSWLFAIPTATFGLVSIKIENAFISLAFALFNLALFSMLKEEANVPIPRIGFIVQPLVIALFGIAESIIERKPEDGYIFGGLLTVIIGAVTIEALSPYYGRDGKLLGITLMVSGVASAVYPRVVLSPQLLTVGQIAALAVGASLFYFYYKIVFSPRFIKRYGAESIEPLELGGVRILSPEEFKQIKTQLEDYPVLAFLRNLKPSEKWNSFSFTTMETPNRIHPTDLYKITDMVNRYIFETKKSNLRGIVLIEGLEFLRLYNEFPSIAKMLSAVRDHVISNNGALVVVADKSAWDEIEWNTLRRILE, encoded by the coding sequence ATGATACTTCCACTTGAGGTGAATACTATCGGAATGCTTACGCCGAGAGTAGGAGCTGTTCTGCTGTTTTTGTATGCATACTCAAAAAGTAAGCGAAAATCTGCTCTTTTCTTTGCGCTTTCGTGGCTTTTCGCAATTCCAACAGCAACGTTTGGGCTTGTTAGCATAAAAATCGAAAACGCTTTCATCTCTTTGGCTTTTGCTCTGTTTAACCTTGCTCTCTTTTCTATGCTTAAAGAGGAAGCCAATGTTCCAATCCCTCGGATTGGATTCATAGTTCAACCCCTTGTTATAGCCCTTTTTGGCATAGCAGAGAGCATTATTGAGAGAAAACCAGAGGATGGCTACATCTTTGGAGGACTTTTGACGGTGATAATCGGTGCCGTAACAATAGAGGCCCTCTCCCCTTATTATGGTAGGGATGGAAAATTATTGGGAATTACGCTAATGGTTTCGGGTGTTGCCTCTGCAGTGTATCCAAGAGTTGTTTTATCTCCTCAATTGTTGACCGTAGGTCAGATAGCTGCTTTGGCGGTTGGTGCGAGTTTGTTCTACTTTTACTACAAAATAGTTTTCAGCCCGCGTTTTATCAAAAGGTATGGGGCAGAGAGTATTGAACCCCTCGAACTTGGGGGAGTCCGCATCCTTTCACCAGAAGAGTTTAAACAAATTAAAACACAGTTGGAAGACTATCCAGTTCTTGCTTTTCTTCGGAACTTAAAGCCATCTGAAAAGTGGAATTCCTTCAGCTTCACTACCATGGAAACGCCAAATAGGATCCACCCAACTGACCTGTACAAGATAACCGACATGGTCAATAGGTACATCTTCGAGACGAAAAAGAGCAATCTTAGGGGGATTGTGTTGATAGAAGGCCTGGAATTTTTGAGGTTGTACAATGAATTCCCTTCAATAGCAAAGATGCTGAGCGCAGTTAGAGACCACGTGATTTCCAACAATGGAGCTCTTGTAGTTGTTGCGGATAAAAGTGCCTGGGACGAAATAGAATGGAACACATTGCGGAGGATTTTAGAATAG
- a CDS encoding L-threonylcarbamoyladenylate synthase, which produces MTIVINMREGVDRGKIKIAARFIREGKLVAFPTETVYGLGADALNENAVKRIFEAKGRPPDNPLIIHIAEFDQVHDLAKEVPEKAKMLAEKFWPGPLTIVLPKGDKVPYATTGGLETVAIRMPAHEIALALIKASERPVAAPSANISGRPSPTLAEHVADDFYGRIECIIDGGETKIGVESTVIDLTTEPPMLLRPGGLPLEEIERVIGKIKIHPAVKGKPVKLAKAPGMKYKHYAPEAQVIVIEGERKKVKEKIKELVKEYKAQGMKVGVMATGDFYEADAYFNIGESEEEIARNLFKALRELDKSGVDIILAEGIEERGLGLAVMNRLKKAAGYRVIRV; this is translated from the coding sequence ATGACGATAGTGATAAACATGCGGGAAGGCGTTGACCGGGGAAAAATCAAGATAGCTGCCAGGTTTATTAGAGAGGGGAAGCTTGTTGCGTTTCCTACAGAGACGGTTTATGGACTGGGTGCAGACGCTCTAAATGAAAACGCCGTCAAAAGGATATTCGAGGCAAAAGGGAGGCCCCCCGATAATCCTTTAATAATCCATATAGCTGAATTCGATCAGGTTCATGACCTTGCAAAAGAAGTCCCTGAGAAAGCTAAAATGCTCGCAGAGAAGTTCTGGCCGGGGCCGTTGACAATAGTGCTCCCCAAAGGGGATAAAGTCCCCTATGCAACCACAGGTGGATTGGAAACTGTAGCGATAAGAATGCCCGCTCATGAGATTGCCCTTGCGTTGATAAAGGCAAGCGAAAGACCGGTTGCTGCTCCTTCAGCCAATATAAGCGGAAGGCCAAGTCCAACTCTAGCGGAACACGTTGCCGATGACTTTTATGGAAGGATAGAGTGCATAATAGATGGGGGCGAGACAAAGATAGGGGTGGAGTCAACGGTAATAGATCTAACCACAGAGCCCCCGATGCTTCTAAGACCCGGCGGTTTGCCTCTTGAGGAAATAGAAAGGGTAATCGGAAAAATAAAGATTCATCCAGCCGTAAAAGGGAAACCGGTAAAGCTGGCAAAAGCTCCCGGAATGAAGTACAAACACTACGCCCCAGAGGCCCAGGTTATAGTCATCGAAGGAGAGCGTAAAAAGGTTAAAGAGAAGATCAAGGAGCTTGTCAAAGAGTACAAAGCTCAGGGTATGAAGGTTGGTGTAATGGCCACAGGGGATTTCTATGAGGCAGACGCATATTTCAACATAGGGGAAAGCGAGGAAGAGATAGCAAGGAATTTATTTAAAGCCCTCAGAGAACTCGACAAGTCTGGAGTGGATATAATATTGGCTGAAGGGATTGAAGAGAGAGGGTTGGGGCTTGCTGTGATGAATAGACTCAAGAAAGCGGCTGGATATAGAGTGATACGGGTTTAA
- a CDS encoding YkgJ family cysteine cluster protein: MEKRWIATINLETLQIKSDPSFKFKCLQCANCCINLEIPLRDEDIARIEDLGFNAWEFVDYEKMFYRGDKFLGYGLRKRPFDDGCVFLGEDGKCKIYSKRPLACKLYPFILVKHGSLIDVYVKEDSFCKGVNHPEGDPIDLDFAMRYFGEVISEYRQKMGISNHQNKPADLII, translated from the coding sequence GTGGAGAAGAGGTGGATAGCGACAATAAATTTAGAAACCCTGCAAATTAAAAGCGACCCTTCTTTTAAATTTAAATGCCTTCAGTGTGCCAACTGCTGCATAAACCTTGAGATACCCCTCAGAGACGAGGATATAGCAAGAATAGAGGACTTGGGATTTAACGCGTGGGAGTTTGTGGATTATGAGAAGATGTTCTATAGAGGGGACAAGTTTCTGGGATACGGACTTAGGAAGAGACCGTTTGACGATGGCTGTGTCTTCCTTGGAGAAGATGGAAAGTGCAAGATTTACTCCAAAAGACCATTGGCGTGTAAGCTGTATCCCTTTATCCTGGTCAAGCATGGCTCCCTTATAGACGTGTACGTAAAGGAAGATTCATTTTGTAAAGGGGTCAACCATCCAGAGGGAGACCCTATAGATTTGGATTTTGCAATGAGATATTTTGGCGAGGTAATATCCGAATACCGGCAGAAAATGGGAATCTCCAATCATCAAAATAAACCGGCAGATCTTATAATTTGA
- a CDS encoding phosphoribosyltransferase family protein: MSQIEAVKEKLRVIRILRLLKKSYTYEELSRITGLPITVLNRYVRGKVLPSTQRARELIAVLSPYVNLEEEVKKRIVFDKHGLFDNLKILSDTDLMSLIAESVASKYMEMEIDKILTAATDGIPLAVHIGNELGVDVVYAKKKKEVGVEKFYEVNYVSSSSGSVMTLYLPYWAIKKGEKILIVDDVVRSGETQRALIEMCRQASATPAGMFFLISAGNAINRIKEEYNIPVDVMVRL; encoded by the coding sequence TTGAGTCAGATAGAGGCAGTTAAAGAGAAACTCCGTGTCATCAGGATTTTAAGGCTTTTAAAAAAGAGCTACACATATGAGGAACTCTCAAGAATCACCGGACTTCCAATAACGGTGCTCAACAGATACGTGAGGGGAAAAGTCCTTCCAAGCACGCAGCGTGCCAGGGAACTAATAGCGGTTCTCTCCCCCTACGTAAACCTTGAAGAGGAAGTTAAGAAGAGAATAGTTTTTGATAAACATGGATTGTTTGATAACCTGAAGATTCTCAGCGATACAGATTTGATGAGCCTTATTGCTGAGAGCGTTGCCTCAAAGTACATGGAGATGGAGATAGATAAGATACTAACGGCAGCTACGGACGGCATTCCCCTGGCAGTTCATATTGGAAACGAGCTTGGGGTGGATGTCGTCTACGCAAAGAAGAAAAAGGAAGTTGGAGTGGAAAAGTTTTACGAGGTAAACTATGTCTCAAGCTCTTCAGGAAGCGTTATGACACTTTATTTGCCATATTGGGCAATTAAAAAGGGAGAGAAGATACTAATAGTTGATGACGTTGTGAGGAGCGGAGAAACCCAGAGGGCCCTTATAGAGATGTGCAGGCAGGCAAGTGCAACACCGGCAGGAATGTTCTTCCTTATAAGTGCAGGCAATGCAATAAACAGGATAAAAGAGGAATACAACATCCCCGTGGACGTTATGGTAAGGCTTTAA
- a CDS encoding lipopolysaccharide assembly protein LapB, giving the protein MKESTISDIFDLVGIIADPKIRALTYANIGVELFRMGNEKYKDAFRKALETAEEIEDVAELAFLLIQLATYLGETNKATAARVFNRVLELVERMPSKVRNRALEKMIEAALKLKLYDLAVSYAMKIKDGRVRNSMLIPIIRGYLSEGQLAKAIKVSKELLEEPWSSMAKSEIIKYYIKGGEVMNALDIFNTVEGNRERFINEIIEELIDFQEHVSKFFELLKEEERVSAAKKLLDILIKSPRRGYIELVERIAEKVPDESVQVKVVSFLTRAGEKEKALKYANKIQDSYLRSLAFGEIALGYLKEDDLDKAIETVKNVRDLKWNSRLLAEILIKVLRLAAKEESEGGH; this is encoded by the coding sequence ATGAAGGAGAGCACAATTAGTGATATTTTCGATCTCGTCGGTATAATAGCAGACCCGAAAATTAGGGCACTAACCTATGCCAATATTGGAGTTGAGCTTTTCCGCATGGGCAACGAAAAGTACAAGGATGCCTTTAGAAAAGCATTAGAGACCGCAGAGGAAATTGAAGATGTAGCTGAGCTCGCTTTTTTGCTTATTCAACTTGCCACTTATCTTGGAGAGACAAACAAAGCCACCGCTGCGAGGGTTTTTAATAGAGTTCTTGAACTTGTTGAACGCATGCCTTCTAAAGTCCGGAACAGAGCTCTGGAAAAGATGATAGAGGCAGCATTAAAACTCAAGCTCTATGATTTGGCCGTTTCCTATGCAATGAAAATCAAAGACGGCAGAGTGAGAAACAGCATGCTCATTCCAATTATTAGAGGTTATCTTTCTGAGGGCCAGCTTGCTAAGGCAATCAAAGTTTCAAAAGAACTGCTTGAAGAGCCCTGGAGCTCTATGGCAAAATCGGAGATAATAAAGTACTACATTAAGGGCGGAGAAGTCATGAATGCTCTGGATATCTTTAACACCGTTGAGGGGAACAGGGAGAGGTTCATCAACGAGATCATAGAAGAGCTTATTGATTTCCAAGAACACGTTTCAAAGTTCTTTGAACTTTTAAAAGAGGAAGAGCGGGTAAGTGCTGCAAAGAAATTGCTCGACATTCTAATAAAGTCCCCGAGGAGGGGGTACATAGAGCTGGTGGAGAGAATTGCAGAAAAAGTGCCTGATGAAAGCGTGCAGGTAAAGGTGGTTTCATTTTTAACGAGGGCTGGTGAAAAAGAGAAAGCGTTAAAATACGCAAACAAAATACAGGATAGCTACCTGCGCTCCTTGGCATTTGGAGAGATTGCCTTGGGTTACCTAAAGGAAGATGATTTAGATAAAGCCATAGAGACCGTAAAAAACGTCAGAGACCTGAAATGGAATTCAAGGCTTTTGGCGGAGATATTGATTAAGGTGCTAAGGCTTGCCGCCAAAGAGGAATCTGAAGGAGGACATTAA